From the genome of Impatiens glandulifera chromosome 9, dImpGla2.1, whole genome shotgun sequence, one region includes:
- the LOC124915325 gene encoding NDR1/HIN1-like protein 3, which produces MGESKQPHLNGAYYGPSIPPPSKTYHRHGRGSCCGCLFSLIFKILCTILVTIGLIVLVLWLVFRPNQVKFYATDATLTQFDLSTTNNTLYYNLALNLTIRNPNKRVGVYYDQIEASAYYEDERLQTKDLQRFYQGHKNTANVSTEFQGQSVVVLQGSDRTSYDSEKLSGIYSIDLKLKLRIRLKAWWFKTPRFTSKVECDLKIPLNSNMNGGSFQSKRCDIDW; this is translated from the coding sequence ATGGGAGAATCTAAACAGCCACACCTCAACGGAGCATACTACGGTCCTTCGATTCCACCGCCGTCCAAGACCTACCACAGGCACGGTCGCGGCTCTTGTTGCGGCTGTCTCTTCAGtctcattttcaaaatcctCTGCACAATTCTGGTCACCATAGGTCTTATTGTCTTGGTTCTCTGGCTCGTCTTCCGCCCTAATCAGGTCAAATTCTACGCCACCGATGCGACTCTCACTCAGTTCGATCTCTCCACCACAAACAACACTCTCTATTACAACCTCGCTCTAAACCTCACCATTCGAAACCCTAACAAGCGCGTCGGAGTCTACTACGACCAAATTGAGGCCAGCGCCTATTATGAAGACGAGCGGTTACAAACTAAGGATCTGCAGAGATTCTATCAGGGACACAAGAACACGGCCAATGTGAGCACCGAGTTTCAGGGGCAGAGTGTGGTGGTTTTGCAGGGATCCGATAGAACGAGTTACGATTCGGAGAAGTTATCGGGGATTTATAGCATTGATTTGAAGCTTAAACTCCGAATCCGATTGAAGGCATGGTGGTTCAAGACGCCGAGATTTACCAGCAAGGTCGAGTGCGATCTGAAGATACCTTTGAATTCCAACATGAATGGCGGTTCGTTTCAGAGCAAGAGGTGTGATATTGACTGGTAG
- the LOC124916047 gene encoding uncharacterized mitochondrial protein AtMg00810-like: protein MATTSPSCLIYGASHVSHASLFIYQKSGFTLYLLVYVDDIITNGSSSIEPSNLIFTLAAQFSLKDLGCLTHFLGVKVIPSATGLFLSQEKYITYLLHKLDMANTKSTSTPLFASAQLLKNSGDLLPFPTDYLALVGSLQSLSITLLEISFSTNKLA, encoded by the coding sequence ATGGCTACAACTAGCCCCTCATGCCTGATATACGGAGCTTCGCACGTTTCTCATGCATCTCTCTTTATCTACCAAAAATCAGGTTTCACACTTTATTTGttagtatatgttgatgatatcattaCCAACGGGAGTTCCTCTATAGAGCCGTCCAACCTTATTTTCACCCTTGCTGCTCAGTTTTCGCTGAAAGATCTTGGATGTCTTACCCATTTTTTGGGCGTCAAAGTAATTCCTTCCGCCACAGGACTCTTTCTTTCACAAGAGAAATACATCACTTATCTACTCCATAAATTAGACATGGCTAACACCAAATCAACATCCACTCCCTTGTTCGCTAGTGCTCAATTACTCAAAAATTCTGGTGATCTTCTACCTTTCCCAACTGACTATCTTGCACTTGTGGGAAGTCTTCAATCCTTAAGTATTACTCTCCTGGAAATATCCTTCAGCACCAACAAACTTGCGTAG